A genomic segment from Chitinophaga flava encodes:
- a CDS encoding cupin-like domain-containing protein, with protein sequence MIISNIDRVDDITPEEFRKNYYLPRKPVIISAAGLSEQWPAFSKWTWDYFKSIVGDKLVGVYNNERASASTLVNGADDYITFGEYIDMLKKGPVSLRIFLFNIFQHAPQLAQDIVWPDQYAKGFLKKYPMLFVGGGGSVAHMHYDIDLSHIFHTQFLGRKRVLLLENNQSPLIYRMPFTVESAASFVNWHEKLDTEHFPALAHAKGYTTILNHGDTMFMPGGYWHHMEYMDSGFAMSLRAMDASLAGKLNGLYHIVGLRGMNNLMIKLAPQWWFHYKRKLARDRAEKALHFI encoded by the coding sequence ATGATCATAAGCAACATAGACCGAGTTGATGATATCACACCTGAGGAGTTTCGCAAAAATTATTATTTACCCCGTAAACCCGTTATTATCTCAGCAGCAGGGCTGAGCGAACAATGGCCTGCCTTCAGCAAATGGACCTGGGACTACTTCAAAAGCATCGTCGGCGACAAACTAGTGGGCGTTTATAACAACGAACGCGCAAGCGCCAGTACCCTGGTAAATGGAGCAGATGACTATATCACGTTTGGAGAATATATTGATATGCTGAAAAAAGGCCCGGTATCACTCCGGATCTTCCTGTTTAATATCTTTCAGCATGCTCCCCAGCTGGCACAGGATATTGTATGGCCCGACCAGTATGCCAAAGGATTTCTGAAAAAGTACCCCATGTTGTTTGTAGGCGGCGGCGGATCTGTGGCGCATATGCACTACGATATCGACTTGTCGCATATCTTCCATACTCAGTTCCTGGGACGTAAACGAGTACTGTTGCTGGAAAATAATCAGTCTCCCCTGATTTACCGTATGCCTTTTACCGTGGAAAGTGCGGCATCCTTTGTTAACTGGCACGAAAAGCTGGATACCGAACATTTTCCGGCACTGGCCCATGCCAAAGGTTATACGACCATCCTCAATCACGGTGATACCATGTTTATGCCGGGCGGCTACTGGCATCATATGGAATACATGGACAGCGGGTTTGCCATGAGCCTTCGTGCGATGGATGCGTCCCTCGCTGGTAAGCTAAACGGACTTTACCATATAGTGGGTCTCCGGGGTATGAATAACCTGATGATTAAACTGGCCCCCCAGTGGTGGTTCCACTATAAGCGTAAACTGGCCCGTGATCGTGCTGAAAAAGCACTCCATTTTATTTAA
- the ftsY gene encoding signal recognition particle-docking protein FtsY: MSFFNKLFSREKKESLDQGLQKTKESFLSKIGRAIAGKSTVDTEVLDNLEDALVSADVGVDTTVKIIDRIEQRVAKDKYLGTSELNRILKEEISSILVDAPDSGFRDFDVPADKKPYVIMVVGVNGVGKTTTIGKLAYNFKKAGKSVLLGAADTFRAAAVDQLTIWSERAEVPIVKQQMGSDPGAVAFDTVQSGAARGVDVIIVDTAGRLHNKAHLMDELGKIKRVMKKVIPDAPHEVLLVLDGSTGQNAVEQARQFTAATEVTALAITKLDGTAKGGVVLAIANQFKIPVKYIGIGEKMEDLQVFNKEAFVDTLFSIND; the protein is encoded by the coding sequence ATGAGCTTTTTCAATAAACTTTTTTCCAGGGAAAAAAAGGAAAGTCTGGATCAGGGCTTGCAGAAAACCAAAGAAAGCTTCCTGAGCAAAATCGGACGTGCTATTGCCGGTAAGTCAACCGTTGACACTGAAGTGCTGGATAACCTGGAAGATGCGCTGGTATCGGCCGATGTAGGTGTAGATACTACCGTAAAAATCATTGACCGCATCGAACAACGGGTGGCTAAAGATAAGTACCTGGGAACCAGTGAGTTGAATAGGATATTAAAGGAAGAAATTTCATCGATACTGGTAGATGCACCCGATAGTGGTTTCCGCGATTTTGATGTGCCCGCTGATAAAAAACCTTATGTGATCATGGTGGTAGGAGTGAATGGTGTGGGTAAAACCACCACCATTGGTAAACTGGCCTACAACTTCAAAAAAGCAGGGAAATCCGTGCTGCTGGGTGCTGCCGATACCTTCCGTGCTGCAGCCGTGGATCAATTGACCATCTGGAGCGAAAGAGCCGAAGTTCCCATCGTAAAACAGCAAATGGGCTCCGACCCCGGTGCTGTGGCTTTTGATACCGTACAGAGTGGTGCGGCCAGGGGAGTGGACGTTATTATTGTGGATACTGCCGGTCGTTTGCACAACAAAGCCCACCTCATGGATGAGCTTGGTAAGATTAAAAGAGTAATGAAAAAAGTAATCCCGGATGCTCCTCACGAAGTACTCCTGGTACTGGATGGCTCTACCGGACAAAATGCAGTAGAACAGGCACGCCAGTTTACCGCAGCTACCGAAGTGACTGCCCTGGCTATTACCAAACTGGATGGTACAGCCAAAGGTGGTGTCGTACTGGCCATTGCTAACCAGTTTAAAATTCCGGTGAAATACATTGGTATTGGTGAAAAAATGGAAGATTTACAGGTTTTCAATAAAGAAGCGTTTGTTGATACGCTCTTTAGCATAAATGATTGA
- a CDS encoding DUF4295 family protein, producing the protein MAKAASKNSKVKDAKAAAESKVWTKVIRAVRSPKTGAYTFKEAIVHKDKVLEHVNQK; encoded by the coding sequence ATGGCAAAAGCAGCTTCAAAGAACTCGAAAGTAAAAGATGCTAAAGCAGCAGCTGAATCAAAAGTGTGGACTAAGGTAATCAGAGCTGTACGCTCACCCAAAACCGGTGCATACACTTTTAAAGAAGCCATCGTGCACAAGGATAAAGTTCTGGAGCACGTTAACCAAAAGTAA
- the rpmG gene encoding 50S ribosomal protein L33: MAKKGNRVQVILECTEHKTSGQPGTSRYISNKNKKNTPERLELKKYNPILRKVTVHKEIK; this comes from the coding sequence ATGGCAAAAAAAGGTAACAGAGTACAGGTAATTCTGGAATGCACAGAGCATAAAACCTCTGGTCAGCCCGGAACTTCCCGTTATATCTCCAACAAGAACAAGAAGAACACTCCTGAGCGTCTGGAGTTGAAAAAGTACAATCCTATTTTAAGGAAAGTTACTGTACACAAAGAAATTAAATAA
- the rpmB gene encoding 50S ribosomal protein L28 codes for MARVCQVTGKKPITGHHVSFSNIKTKRRFLPNLQKKRFFLAEEDKWISLKVSADGLRTINKKGLYAVVKELRAAGTEI; via the coding sequence ATGGCAAGAGTATGTCAGGTGACAGGAAAGAAGCCGATTACAGGTCACCATGTTTCCTTCTCCAACATTAAGACAAAGAGAAGGTTTCTGCCCAACCTGCAGAAAAAGCGCTTTTTCCTCGCGGAAGAAGACAAATGGATATCTTTAAAGGTGTCTGCTGACGGTTTAAGAACCATCAACAAAAAAGGTTTGTATGCAGTAGTCAAAGAATTGCGTGCAGCTGGTACGGAAATTTAA
- a CDS encoding carboxymuconolactone decarboxylase family protein, with the protein MFATTNQDTAVQLLEAVGLAGTAPSASLQALVNTDARYLKDLKINVTNALNAGTLSKKEAYLIGVAVGVNEKHAGLQASFTKMATAEGATEKEIAEVISCTSLMNANNVFYRFRHFVNKEFYTTTQAGIRMSIMANPVLGKEFFELLSLVVSALNGCEMCVTSHEEAVVKHGTEPLRVLEAVRLGAVLRSLVVLI; encoded by the coding sequence ATGTTTGCAACTACTAATCAGGATACAGCGGTACAACTGCTGGAAGCGGTAGGTTTGGCCGGTACGGCTCCTTCTGCGAGCCTGCAGGCGCTGGTGAATACCGATGCCCGTTACCTGAAAGATCTGAAGATAAATGTTACCAATGCCCTGAATGCGGGCACCCTTTCCAAAAAAGAGGCTTACCTGATCGGGGTGGCCGTGGGCGTTAATGAAAAACATGCCGGCCTGCAGGCTTCCTTCACGAAAATGGCTACTGCTGAAGGTGCTACTGAAAAGGAAATCGCGGAAGTGATCAGCTGTACTTCCCTGATGAATGCCAATAACGTGTTTTACCGTTTCCGTCATTTTGTGAACAAGGAGTTTTATACCACCACCCAGGCAGGTATACGGATGAGCATTATGGCCAACCCGGTTTTGGGCAAGGAGTTTTTTGAACTGTTAAGTCTTGTGGTATCCGCGCTGAACGGATGTGAAATGTGCGTAACTTCGCATGAGGAAGCAGTGGTGAAACATGGAACTGAGCCACTGCGTGTTTTAGAGGCGGTGCGCCTGGGAGCTGTTCTTCGTAGCCTGGTCGTATTAATATAA
- a CDS encoding peroxiredoxin: protein MKNVILSVGSEFPEFKKTAVVSIEKGKEFYELTSEELKASGKWMVMFWWPKDFTFVCPTEIAEFNKHSQDFVDRDAILIGASTDSEFVHAAWRRDHEDLRDLKFPMLADTSKSLAGELGILETNEKVAYRATYIVDPQGIVRWVSLYDLSVGRNVKEVLRVLDALQTDELCPCNWNKGEATLAV from the coding sequence ATGAAAAATGTTATTTTATCCGTAGGGTCTGAGTTTCCCGAATTCAAAAAAACGGCAGTAGTTTCCATCGAAAAAGGTAAAGAGTTTTATGAGCTGACATCTGAGGAGCTGAAAGCTTCCGGTAAATGGATGGTGATGTTCTGGTGGCCTAAAGACTTTACATTTGTTTGCCCTACTGAAATCGCTGAGTTCAACAAACACTCACAGGATTTCGTTGACCGCGATGCAATCCTGATCGGTGCTTCTACTGATAGCGAGTTCGTTCACGCTGCCTGGAGAAGAGACCATGAAGATCTGCGTGATCTGAAATTCCCGATGCTGGCTGACACTTCCAAATCACTGGCTGGTGAACTGGGTATCCTGGAAACCAACGAAAAAGTGGCTTACCGTGCTACCTACATCGTAGATCCTCAGGGTATTGTACGTTGGGTTTCCCTGTACGACCTGTCTGTGGGCCGTAACGTGAAAGAAGTACTGCGTGTACTGGATGCTCTGCAGACAGATGAGCTGTGCCCTTGCAACTGGAACAAAGGCGAAGCTACCCTGGCAGTTTAA
- the bshB1 gene encoding bacillithiol biosynthesis deacetylase BshB1 produces MKLDILAIAVHPDDVELGCAGTLMVHAQQGMKVGVIDLTRGELGTRGTPELRVKEAQDAAKIMGLEVRENLELADGFFRNDTMEQMAIIRAIRKYQPDIVLANAMDDRHPDHGRAGKLIADSCFLAGLRKIETTVDGIPQQAWRPKQVFHFLQDRYHEPDFVVDITPVMEKKLDAIKSFSSQFLTAKDNEPQTYISGSGFFDSVVYRAKMLGKMVGVDYAEGYTSAKMMGIRNFADLINEVT; encoded by the coding sequence ATGAAACTGGACATACTCGCGATCGCTGTACATCCCGACGATGTTGAACTGGGATGTGCAGGCACATTGATGGTACATGCGCAGCAAGGCATGAAAGTAGGTGTAATAGACCTTACCCGCGGGGAGCTGGGCACCCGTGGTACGCCTGAATTGCGCGTTAAGGAAGCGCAGGACGCTGCCAAAATCATGGGATTGGAAGTACGGGAAAACCTGGAACTGGCAGATGGTTTTTTCAGAAACGATACTATGGAGCAGATGGCTATCATCAGGGCCATCCGCAAATACCAGCCCGATATTGTGCTGGCCAATGCTATGGACGACCGGCATCCTGATCATGGCCGCGCTGGCAAACTGATTGCTGATAGCTGTTTTCTGGCAGGACTACGTAAAATAGAAACCACCGTTGACGGCATACCGCAACAGGCCTGGCGTCCTAAGCAGGTGTTCCATTTCCTGCAGGACCGTTATCATGAACCCGATTTTGTGGTAGATATCACGCCAGTGATGGAAAAGAAACTGGATGCAATCAAAAGCTTCAGTTCCCAGTTCCTGACTGCTAAAGACAATGAGCCGCAAACCTATATTTCAGGCAGTGGTTTCTTTGATAGTGTGGTTTATCGTGCCAAAATGCTGGGTAAAATGGTAGGGGTGGACTACGCCGAAGGATACACGTCCGCTAAAATGATGGGTATCCGCAATTTCGCTGACCTGATTAATGAAGTGACCTGA
- a CDS encoding DUF4294 domain-containing protein, with protein MPISIVRYCMHCRRKLILSAILITGISLCRQEASAQEAHGADTIPLHAVVVGTDTIPVITLAIFDVVDKMPKALRKEKERYNRLRNAVYVTYPYARTAARLLQDVNGRLATMSRRERKEFLASKEKEMKAQFGDKLQNLSVYQGKVLMKLINRETGQNCYEIIKELKGGFNARLWQTVAFFFGGNLKSEYDKQEDHDIEVIVQELEMYQRYRAYN; from the coding sequence TTGCCCATTAGCATCGTTAGATATTGTATGCACTGCCGCCGTAAACTCATTTTATCCGCCATCCTGATAACGGGCATTTCCCTTTGCCGGCAGGAAGCCAGCGCGCAGGAAGCACACGGTGCTGATACAATCCCGCTCCATGCTGTTGTTGTAGGTACCGACACTATTCCGGTGATCACCCTCGCCATCTTTGATGTGGTAGACAAAATGCCCAAAGCCTTACGGAAAGAAAAGGAACGCTATAACCGTTTACGGAATGCCGTATACGTCACCTATCCTTATGCGAGAACTGCAGCCCGACTGCTGCAGGATGTGAACGGCCGTCTGGCTACCATGTCCAGAAGGGAGCGTAAAGAGTTCCTGGCATCCAAGGAAAAGGAAATGAAAGCGCAGTTTGGTGACAAACTGCAGAATCTCTCCGTATACCAGGGTAAAGTGCTGATGAAGCTGATTAACCGGGAAACAGGCCAAAACTGTTACGAAATCATTAAAGAGCTGAAGGGTGGTTTTAACGCCCGTTTATGGCAAACAGTGGCCTTCTTTTTCGGAGGAAATCTGAAAAGTGAATATGATAAACAGGAAGATCATGATATAGAAGTGATCGTGCAGGAGCTGGAAATGTACCAGCGGTACCGCGCTTATAATTAA
- a CDS encoding alpha/beta hydrolase, whose product MKRLLRILLVLIVVLAILYLVGPRPATPVYSAVLPAVPQDGQALEQYIHQKESRHRLKPDNEARIVWADSPFHKTPYAVVYLHGFSASQEEGDPIHRDFARRYGCNLFLSRLDGHGIDTSDPLLTMTATGLWEDAKEALEIGKALGDKVILMGTSTGSTLALKLAASYPKDVYAVINMSPNIAINDDLAFLANDPWGLQLARLVKGGKYKESNDTSRERARYWNNKYRLEAVVQLQNLLETSMKPSTFQQIHQPVLNLYYYKDEKHQDPTVRVSAILKMEQELGTPDSLKEAISIPGAGAHVMGSRLTGHDLPAVAGAINRFADVVLKMKPVH is encoded by the coding sequence ATGAAGCGTTTGCTGCGCATATTACTGGTACTTATCGTCGTGCTGGCCATATTGTACCTGGTGGGGCCCAGGCCCGCCACCCCTGTTTATTCGGCGGTACTGCCGGCGGTGCCTCAGGATGGCCAGGCGCTGGAGCAATATATCCATCAAAAGGAATCCCGTCACCGGCTGAAGCCGGACAATGAAGCCCGGATTGTATGGGCAGATTCCCCTTTTCATAAAACACCTTATGCGGTTGTATACCTGCATGGCTTTTCGGCCAGCCAGGAAGAGGGCGATCCCATACACCGTGATTTTGCCCGCCGTTATGGCTGTAATTTGTTCCTCAGCCGCCTCGACGGCCACGGTATCGATACATCGGATCCATTGCTGACGATGACCGCCACCGGCCTCTGGGAAGACGCCAAAGAAGCCCTTGAGATAGGAAAAGCCCTGGGCGACAAGGTTATTCTGATGGGCACCTCCACCGGAAGCACCCTTGCACTTAAACTAGCTGCGTCCTATCCCAAAGATGTATACGCTGTGATTAATATGTCGCCTAATATAGCCATCAACGATGACCTGGCCTTCCTGGCCAACGATCCCTGGGGGCTGCAGCTGGCACGGCTGGTAAAAGGCGGCAAATACAAGGAGTCCAACGATACCAGCCGGGAAAGGGCCCGATACTGGAACAACAAATACCGGCTGGAAGCTGTCGTACAGCTGCAAAATCTGCTGGAAACCAGTATGAAGCCCTCCACTTTTCAGCAAATACATCAGCCGGTGCTGAACCTCTACTATTACAAGGATGAAAAACACCAGGACCCTACCGTACGGGTGTCTGCCATCCTGAAAATGGAACAGGAGCTGGGTACCCCCGATAGTCTCAAAGAGGCGATTTCCATTCCAGGCGCGGGAGCGCATGTGATGGGCAGCCGGCTCACCGGACATGATCTGCCTGCAGTGGCCGGTGCCATCAACCGGTTTGCCGATGTCGTATTGAAAATGAAGCCGGTACATTGA
- the ccsA gene encoding cytochrome c biogenesis protein CcsA, whose amino-acid sequence MKFEGEHLLPGQLGHFFAILAFVASLVATVSYYNVVKIKEPLARDSWKKLARWAFVIQSAAVIAVFTCLFYILFNHYFEYKYAWRNTSRDLPVQYLFSSLWSDQEGSFLLWSIWNSILGIILIRTSKDWEAPVMTVFSLAQLIMASMLLGIFILGYKVGSNPFMLLRQATENQGAPIFQQADYMQHIHDGNGLNVTLQNYWMVIHPPILFLGFASMIIPFSFAFAGLWTRDYTGWVKPVLPWTLFAIMLLGTGIMMGAAWAYESLNFGGYWAWDPVENASLVPWLTMVAGLHTLLAYKHSGHALKSTVFFFFISYVLILYSSFLTKSGVLGDTSVHSFTDMGMTAQLLFSMLVFTVPSIYLLIARRKEIPGNNKEESTYSREFWLFVGSLILLIAAIQITFTTSIPVWNKLLDLTGLKSLFKMDDIAPPSDVMFHYNKIQIWIAIVLGALTAVVQFLKYKDTPKGFLTKKIWVPTLLSVLFTALIAWKGTITYDNYGAGFLTAIYIMLFTSIYAIVANFTYIFVGIKGKLKNAGASVAHIGFGMVLLGALISSAKMEVISIDRMKMLNDGFFRKESKQNPRENIMLPKDVQVQMGDYHVTYVGDSTAKGDPKTYYVMNYVRKDKQTGEVKERFTLYPDAFVNRKENALSSNPASKHYFTRDIFTYVSAAPNKAEAAAADTTGYTVHEIKVGDSVFFSKGFMVLKGLNTQPASKNYVPEKNDLTVGAQLEVHTQTDDSFKLEPIYYIRDSSYQYSVEDTLAALNLSVRFARIMPAENKIELKVKEAAGFSDYVVMKALVFPYINVLWLGVIVMVIGTGMSIVQRTRRTEKAGRQENQRKAVNI is encoded by the coding sequence ATGAAATTTGAAGGGGAACACTTATTACCGGGCCAATTGGGCCATTTCTTTGCCATCCTGGCTTTTGTAGCATCACTGGTAGCCACCGTATCCTATTATAATGTCGTAAAGATCAAAGAGCCGTTAGCACGCGACTCATGGAAGAAGCTGGCACGCTGGGCTTTTGTAATCCAGTCAGCTGCTGTGATCGCTGTATTTACCTGTCTCTTCTATATTCTGTTTAATCACTATTTCGAATATAAATACGCCTGGCGCAATACTTCCCGCGACCTCCCCGTACAATACCTCTTTTCCAGCCTCTGGTCTGATCAGGAAGGTAGTTTCCTGCTCTGGAGCATCTGGAACAGTATCCTGGGCATTATCCTGATCCGTACGTCCAAAGACTGGGAAGCTCCGGTAATGACCGTCTTCTCCCTGGCACAGCTGATCATGGCGAGCATGCTCCTTGGTATCTTTATTCTCGGTTATAAAGTGGGCAGTAATCCGTTTATGCTGCTCAGACAGGCTACCGAAAACCAAGGTGCACCTATCTTCCAGCAGGCGGACTATATGCAGCATATCCATGATGGTAACGGCCTGAACGTGACCCTCCAGAACTACTGGATGGTGATCCACCCGCCGATCCTCTTCCTGGGTTTTGCCTCCATGATCATTCCGTTTTCCTTCGCCTTCGCTGGCCTCTGGACCCGCGATTATACCGGCTGGGTAAAACCCGTACTGCCCTGGACCCTTTTCGCAATTATGCTGCTGGGTACCGGTATCATGATGGGAGCGGCCTGGGCTTATGAATCACTCAACTTTGGTGGTTACTGGGCCTGGGATCCTGTGGAAAACGCGTCTCTCGTGCCCTGGCTGACGATGGTAGCCGGCCTGCACACCCTGCTGGCCTATAAGCATTCTGGTCATGCACTGAAATCCACTGTTTTCTTCTTCTTTATCTCCTATGTACTGATCCTGTACTCTTCCTTCCTCACCAAAAGTGGTGTGCTCGGAGATACTTCCGTACACTCTTTCACCGATATGGGAATGACTGCCCAGCTGCTCTTTTCCATGCTGGTGTTTACCGTTCCTTCTATCTACCTGCTTATTGCACGCAGGAAAGAGATTCCAGGCAACAATAAAGAAGAAAGTACTTATTCCAGGGAGTTCTGGTTGTTTGTGGGCTCGCTGATCCTGCTGATCGCAGCTATACAGATCACCTTTACCACTTCTATCCCCGTATGGAACAAACTGCTTGATCTCACCGGCCTGAAAAGTCTGTTCAAAATGGACGATATCGCTCCTCCATCTGACGTAATGTTCCACTACAATAAAATCCAGATCTGGATTGCCATTGTACTGGGCGCGCTGACGGCTGTGGTACAGTTCCTGAAATATAAAGACACCCCCAAAGGGTTTCTGACCAAAAAAATCTGGGTACCTACCTTGCTGTCTGTGCTCTTTACAGCACTGATTGCCTGGAAAGGGACTATTACTTACGATAACTATGGTGCCGGTTTCCTTACGGCTATCTATATTATGCTGTTTACCAGCATCTACGCTATTGTGGCCAACTTCACCTACATCTTTGTGGGCATCAAGGGTAAACTGAAAAACGCCGGCGCTTCCGTAGCTCACATCGGTTTTGGCATGGTGCTGCTGGGGGCCCTGATCTCTTCCGCTAAAATGGAAGTGATTTCCATCGACAGGATGAAGATGCTGAATGATGGTTTCTTCAGAAAGGAAAGCAAACAGAATCCGCGCGAAAATATTATGCTGCCTAAAGATGTGCAGGTACAGATGGGAGATTATCACGTAACCTATGTAGGTGATTCCACTGCCAAAGGGGATCCCAAAACCTACTACGTGATGAACTACGTGCGCAAGGATAAACAAACAGGAGAAGTAAAGGAAAGATTTACCCTGTATCCTGATGCATTTGTAAACAGGAAAGAGAATGCTTTGTCTTCCAATCCTGCTTCCAAGCACTACTTCACAAGAGATATCTTCACCTATGTATCTGCCGCGCCTAACAAAGCAGAAGCCGCTGCTGCCGATACTACCGGTTATACAGTCCATGAAATCAAAGTTGGGGACTCCGTATTCTTCTCCAAAGGTTTTATGGTGCTTAAAGGACTGAATACACAACCAGCCAGCAAAAACTACGTGCCGGAGAAAAATGACCTGACCGTAGGGGCTCAGCTGGAAGTGCATACACAAACCGACGACAGCTTCAAACTGGAGCCTATCTATTATATCCGCGACAGTAGCTACCAGTACAGTGTAGAAGATACGCTGGCTGCGCTGAATCTGAGCGTACGTTTTGCGAGGATCATGCCTGCAGAAAACAAGATAGAGCTGAAAGTGAAGGAAGCTGCCGGTTTCAGTGACTATGTAGTGATGAAAGCCCTGGTATTCCCGTACATCAATGTACTGTGGCTGGGTGTGATTGTGATGGTGATAGGTACAGGTATGAGCATTGTACAACGTACCAGAAGGACTGAAAAAGCCGGAAGACAGGAAAACCAGCGGAAAGCAGTCAACATTTAA
- a CDS encoding cytochrome c maturation protein CcmE domain-containing protein, which translates to MKKTNIILLVVIAVAIGVIVTMVGDFSTYETFATAREKEGKEFHVIGKLDTLHALHYDPVKDANLFSFYVHDKTGESRKVVFYGAKPTDFEKAESVVLTGKMQGNEFHCSKILMKCPSKYKDDQVVVSNKQL; encoded by the coding sequence ATGAAAAAAACAAATATTATTCTGCTGGTGGTAATTGCTGTTGCAATAGGAGTGATCGTGACCATGGTGGGTGACTTCAGTACCTATGAAACTTTTGCTACTGCGCGTGAAAAAGAGGGGAAAGAGTTCCATGTGATTGGCAAACTGGATACCTTGCATGCTCTGCACTATGATCCGGTAAAGGATGCCAACTTGTTCAGCTTCTATGTACACGATAAAACAGGTGAATCCCGCAAAGTCGTTTTCTACGGCGCCAAACCTACAGATTTTGAAAAAGCGGAATCCGTGGTGCTCACCGGAAAAATGCAGGGAAATGAATTCCACTGCAGCAAAATCCTCATGAAATGCCCGTCTAAGTATAAAGACGATCAGGTAGTTGTGAGCAACAAACAGCTTTAA
- a CDS encoding agmatinase family protein → MADLSQFDPNSVGLLSNNIFGLPFSEEEAKLVLLPVPWEVTVSYSNGTARGPEHIFRASFQVDLYDADVKDGWKQGFFMREPDKHLLLRSDYLRKEAELYLKFLTEGGDISENEFLKKTLVDVNSGTRAMNEWVYNQTKGLLEKGKLVGLLGGDHSTPLGFFKAIGEHKGDFGILQIDAHCDLRDSYEGFKYSHASIMFNALAEVPQLQKLVQVGIRDYCEEEVDYINDSNGRVVTFFDKQIKERQFEGETWKSICDSIIAALPQQVYISFDIDGLDPKLCPHTGTPVAGGFEAEQIYYLFKRVLESGRKLIGFDLNEVSASHDDWDANVGARVLFKLCNLLISANS, encoded by the coding sequence ATGGCTGATTTATCTCAATTTGACCCTAACTCGGTTGGGTTGTTGTCCAACAACATTTTTGGTTTACCTTTTTCTGAAGAAGAAGCGAAACTGGTATTATTGCCTGTTCCCTGGGAAGTGACCGTATCTTATAGTAATGGTACAGCCCGCGGACCGGAACATATTTTCCGAGCTTCCTTTCAGGTAGACCTGTACGATGCAGACGTAAAAGACGGTTGGAAACAGGGCTTTTTTATGCGGGAACCAGACAAACACCTGCTCCTGCGCAGCGATTATCTGCGTAAAGAAGCAGAATTATATCTGAAGTTCCTGACCGAAGGTGGAGATATCTCAGAAAATGAGTTCCTGAAGAAAACGCTGGTGGATGTCAACAGCGGTACCAGGGCCATGAATGAATGGGTATACAACCAGACCAAAGGACTGCTGGAAAAAGGCAAGCTGGTAGGTCTGCTGGGGGGTGATCACAGTACTCCGCTGGGCTTCTTCAAAGCTATCGGCGAACACAAGGGTGACTTTGGTATCCTGCAGATAGATGCTCATTGTGACCTCCGCGACAGCTACGAGGGCTTTAAGTATTCTCATGCCTCCATCATGTTTAATGCGCTGGCCGAAGTACCACAGCTGCAGAAGCTGGTACAGGTAGGTATCCGCGATTATTGCGAAGAAGAAGTAGACTATATCAATGACAGCAATGGCCGTGTGGTGACCTTCTTTGACAAACAGATCAAAGAACGCCAGTTTGAAGGTGAGACCTGGAAATCCATCTGTGACAGCATCATAGCTGCCCTGCCTCAGCAGGTATATATCAGCTTTGATATTGACGGACTAGACCCGAAATTATGTCCGCATACCGGTACACCGGTAGCTGGCGGTTTCGAAGCAGAACAGATCTATTACCTGTTCAAGCGGGTACTGGAAAGCGGTCGCAAGCTGATTGGTTTCGATCTCAACGAGGTGAGCGCTTCTCATGATGACTGGGATGCCAACGTAGGAGCCCGTGTTCTGTTCAAACTTTGCAATCTTCTGATCAGCGCTAATTCATAA